GCCGGGCGAGTGGCAGCAGGGCGAGGCCGACCGGGACGTTGACCCAGAAGATCCACTGCCAGGAGAAGCGCTCGGTGAGGGTGCCGCCGATCAGTGGGCCGGTGGCGACGGCGAGGCCGCCGACGCCGGACCAGATGCCGAAGGCCATGCCGCGCTTGGCGACCGGCACCGCGACGGTGAGCAGGGTCAGGGTGAGCGGCATCATCACCGCCGCGCCGGCGCCCTGGACGGCGCGGGCGGCGATCAGCGACCCGATGTTCGGGGCGAGCGCGGCGGCGGCCGAGCCGAGCGTGAAGACGGAGAGCCCTGCGAGGAACATCCGGCGGCGGCCGAACCGGTCGCCGAGGGCCGCGCCGAGCAGCAGCAGGACCGCGAAGGTCAGGGTGTACGCGCTGACCGTCCACTCCAGGTCGGCGAGCGCGCCGCCCAGGTCGGTACGGATCGCGGGCAGTGCGGTGGTGACCACCAGGTTGTCGAGGCCGGCCATGAAGCTGGCCACGCTGACGACCACCAGGGTCCAGACGGCTTGCCTGTTCACGATGCTTCCCCCAGTCGTATGAAAGGTTGTGATTGATCAATAACTTTTGTGGGCCGAAAAAAGGCGCGCCGCCACCCTCGGCGGAGCGCCTCAGCTCTCCCCGGCCTGCTTCTTCTCCAGTTCGGCGAACCCGGACCAGATCTGATGCTCCATCGGATACCCCAGGGCCACCAGGGTGTTGATCAGCATGCCGTGCGCCATGAACTCGGTGGCCATGGCCCGCTCGCCGCCGATCCGCTCCCGGATCCGCTCGAACAGCCGCAGCCAGCCCTCCCGGGCCATCTCACCGATCTCGCCCTCGCCGGCGGACTCCGCGGCGAACACCGAGACGTAGATCTGCATCTGCATCATCACCTGCTCGCGGTCGGCGACCAGGTTCAGGTACGCCTCCCCCATCGCCTGCCGGGCCCGCTCGCCCGTCATGCCCTCCGAGGCCCGGTCGAAGACCCGCCAGGTCTCCTCCATGCAGTGCTCCGCCGCCGCCTGGAAGATCGCCTGCTTGTTGGGGAAGAGCCGGAACAAGTACGGCTGCGAGACTCCCACCCGGCGGGCGATCGCCTCGGTGGACGTCCCCCGGTAGCCACCCCGGGCGAACTCCACCATGGCCGCCCGAACGACGCTCTCGCGCCGCTCCTCGGCGGACATCCGCATGCTGTTCCTGGCCATGACTTCAGGTTAGTGATTGGCCAATAACTTTGCAAGGGGGAACTGCGGGCGAGGCCCCGGGCTCCCCCGGGGCCTTCGGTCCTCAGCCCAGCCGGACCACCGCGCGCGCCATGCCGAGCACCTTCTGGCCCTCGCTGGTCGCGGTGAGGTCCACCCGGACCCGGTTGTCGTCCAGCAGCGCGGCGACCTTCGCGGTGACCTCGATGGTCGCGCCGACACCGTCGTTGGGAACGATCACCGGCTTGGTGAAGCGGACGCCGTACTCGACCACCGCGGCCGGGTCGCCGACCCAGTCGGTGACCACCCGGGCGGCCTCGGCCATGGTGAACATGCCGTGCGCGATCACGTCCGGGAGGCCGACCTCCAGGGCGAACTTCTCGTTCCAGTGGATCGGGTTGAAGTCGCCCGAGGCACCGGCGTACTGCACCAGGGTCGCCCGGGTCACCGGGAACGACCGGGCCGGCAGCTCGGTGCCGACCTGGACCTCGTCAAAGCGGACCGCCACGGTCACTCCTCCCCGGCTTCGTCGGCGGCACGGGCCACCAGCGTCATGATCGACGTCACCACGTGCTCGCCGCTCGCGTCGTGCACCTCGCCACGGACCGTCAGCACGTCATTGCCCGCCAGCGACTTGATCGCGTCGATCGAGACCGTGACGGACAGCCGGTCGCCGGCCTGCACCGGGCGGGAGTACGCGAACTTCTGGTCGCCGTGCACCACCCGGCTGTAGTCCAGGCCGAGATCGGAGTCGTTGACGACCTGCGCGGCGGCCCGGAAGGTCAGCATGAACGGGAAGGTCGGCGGAGCGATGACGTCCGGGTGGCCGAAGGACTTGGCCGCCTCGGCGTCGGTGTACGCCGGGTTCGGGTCGCCGATCGCGGCGGCGAACTCGCGGATCTTCTCGCGTCCGACCTCGTACGGCTCGGTGGGCGGGTAGGTCCGCCCGATGAACGAGGGGTCGAGCGGCATGGAGCAACTCCTCTGATGGTGCGTCCGGTCCGTGCTGCAGAAATGACTCCAGGCCGCTCCCCGTAGTGGGGTGCGGCCTGGAGTCGAGGCAAAGTCAGCGGGTTTCGCGGTGCGCCGTGTGAGAGTTGCAACGCGGGCAGTGCTTCTTCATCTCAAGACGGTCCGGGTCGTTACGCCGGTTCTTCTTGGTGATGTAGTTCCGCTCCTTGCACTCCACGCAGGCCAGCGTGATCTTCGGGCGGACGTCAGTGGCAGCCACGGGAGTGCCTTCCTGGGACAACGAATAAGAACACAGACAAGAGTAGCCGATCGGGAGAAGTCCCCCCGATCGACTACGCGGAGTAGCGGTGACCGGACTTGAACCGGTGACACAGCGATTATGAGCCGCTTGCTCTACCAACTGAGCTACACCGCTTTGATGATCGGACCCTCACCGAGGTGAGGAGCTTTTCACCAGAGCCCCCATGCGGAATCGAACCGCAGACCTTCTCCTTACCATGGAGACGCTCTACCGACTGAGCTATAGGGGCGAACGAGGAAGAGATTACACGGTTCCGGGCCAGAGGTGAAATCCGTATCCGCGGCGGATCTCCGCAGGTCGGCGGGCCCGCACTGACGGGTCGTCACCCGACACCCGTTCGACTCGGCCGGCAACCGGAGCGCGGCCGCGCCGTCCGCCGGAACGCGCCGACACGTCTGACGGCCCGCATCCGACCGTCCCGGCCGGGCGCGGCCTAGGCTCGACCGTCAGTGATCTCTCGCGGGTGCGCCGCAGGCCGGCCGCTTCGAACCGACCGCGGGGCCGCCGGGCGGTCGACGGGACTGGAGGAACGGGGCCGATGAGCGAAAGCAGCGAAGGCGCCCAACCGCCGCCGGCCGTCAACCCGCTCGGGCACGGGCCCGTCCTGCTGCTCACCGGAGCCCGCCTGGTGGACGGCCGGGTGGTGGACGTCCGGATCAGCGGGGACCGGATCCAGGCCGTCGGCACGGTCGGCAGCCTCGGACCGATGCCCGCCCTGCCCGGACAGCCCTC
The DNA window shown above is from Streptomyces sp. TLI_171 and carries:
- a CDS encoding MaoC family dehydratase; this translates as MTVAVRFDEVQVGTELPARSFPVTRATLVQYAGASGDFNPIHWNEKFALEVGLPDVIAHGMFTMAEAARVVTDWVGDPAAVVEYGVRFTKPVIVPNDGVGATIEVTAKVAALLDDNRVRVDLTATSEGQKVLGMARAVVRLG
- a CDS encoding TetR/AcrR family transcriptional regulator; translated protein: MARNSMRMSAEERRESVVRAAMVEFARGGYRGTSTEAIARRVGVSQPYLFRLFPNKQAIFQAAAEHCMEETWRVFDRASEGMTGERARQAMGEAYLNLVADREQVMMQMQIYVSVFAAESAGEGEIGEMAREGWLRLFERIRERIGGERAMATEFMAHGMLINTLVALGYPMEHQIWSGFAELEKKQAGES
- a CDS encoding MaoC family dehydratase N-terminal domain-containing protein; its protein translation is MPLDPSFIGRTYPPTEPYEVGREKIREFAAAIGDPNPAYTDAEAAKSFGHPDVIAPPTFPFMLTFRAAAQVVNDSDLGLDYSRVVHGDQKFAYSRPVQAGDRLSVTVSIDAIKSLAGNDVLTVRGEVHDASGEHVVTSIMTLVARAADEAGEE
- the rpmG gene encoding 50S ribosomal protein L33, whose product is MAATDVRPKITLACVECKERNYITKKNRRNDPDRLEMKKHCPRCNSHTAHRETR